The following are encoded together in the Triticum dicoccoides isolate Atlit2015 ecotype Zavitan chromosome 6B, WEW_v2.0, whole genome shotgun sequence genome:
- the LOC119325749 gene encoding glycosyltransferase family 92 protein Os08g0121900-like: MPRHRRCSRLRRIVGGVSVGALLLLAGSGGHNAYSGRPVFSLPLGLGAPFPLVADSPAPPPFPFAADFSPSPSPSPQSQYSPFRLSDDSLARRLLPLRLRAGHSPPPQEADAVLLPDQEVLVLDDTEPTGDAICAFQGGASSPARPLGRLPASGLHSYVCRLPEPAQSFQQLQAPLLLHSSTSSAAAAALDPPSPSPGRALLNWSSDPIVFDSALLDGGDVLVFAKGISRRQGLQCLYRYSDGAGTMLASTPAISSVQQVTRCPSPPTPVKSGGSTKFLVTLGVTGEDPMPSLATFRRQQAESSSLTPHKSSICACTMGRNISKFLREWALYHSAIGVDQFFIYDNGSEDNLAGLVAQLISSGLNITTVPWPWTKVQEAGLSHCAATQQASCQWMAVIDVDEFIFSTSWAGLEKPSKSLLEPVISVDDSVGQIYLACYDFAPSGQTAHPPEGVCQGYTCRLKNPQRHKSLVRLDAVEPSLMNVVHHFKLKPAFKSIWTALARVNHYKYQAWSEFKVKFKRRVSAYVADWKDPINLDSKDRAPGLGVDDTEPKGWAQRYCEVKDNILQLLTARWFGVGFGNPH; the protein is encoded by the coding sequence ATGCCGCGCCACCGCCGCTGCAGCCGGCTGCGCCGCATCGTCGGCGGCGTCTCAGTCGGAGCTCTCCTGCTGTTAGCCGGAAGCGGAGGCCACAACGCCTACTCGGGCCGCCCGGTCTTCTCGTTGCCCCTCGGCCTCGGCGCCCCCTTCCCGCTCGTCGCCGACAGTCCGGCGCCCCCGCCCTTCCCGTTCGCTGCCGACttttcgccgtcgccgtcgccgtccccgcaATCCCAATACTCGCCCTTCCGCCTCAGCGATGACAGCCTCGCGCGGCGCCTTCTCCCCCTCCGCCTCCGCGCCGGCCACTCGCCGCCGCCGCAGGAGGCGGATGCGGTCCTCCTTCCCGACCAGGAGGTCCTGGTCCTCGACGACACTGAGCCTACCGGCGACGCCATCTGCGCCTTCCAGGGTGGGGCGTCCTCCCCGGCGAGACCGCTCGGGAGGCTGCCGGCGTCCGGGCTTCACTCATACGTCTGCCGCCTTCCCGAGCCAGCGCAGAGCTTCCAGCAGCTCCAAGCGCCGCTCTTACTCCACTCCTCCACCTCCTCGGCCGCCGCAGCTGCTCTagatcctccttctccttctccgggCCGCGCATTGCTTAACTGGAGCAGCGACCCGATAGTGTTTGACTCGGCTCTTCTGGACGGAGGCGACGTGCTCGTCTTCGCTAAGGGAATCAGCCGCCGCCAAGGTCTTCAGTGCCTGTATCGCTACAGCGACGGCGCCGGTACCATGCTGGCATCTACGCCCGCAATCAGCTCAGTACAGCAAGTTACTCGCTGCCCCTCGCCGCCTACACCTGTCAAGTCAGGAGGAAGCACCAAGTTTCTTGTCACACTAGGGGTCACTGGCGAGGATCCCATGCCCTCCCTTGCAACCTTTCGTCGACAGCAAGCTGAATCTTCTTCGCTGACTCCCCACAAGAGTTCAATTTGCGCCTGCACAATGGGACGCAACATCTCCAAGTTTCTCAGGGAGTGGGCACTCTACCATAGTGCGATTGGGGTGGATCAGTTCTTTATCTACGATAATGGCAGCGAGGACAACTTGGCAGGCCTAGTGGCGCAGCTCATATCCTCCGGGCTCAACATCACAACCGTGCCATGGCCTTGGACCAAGGTCCAAGAAGCTGGTCTGTCTCATTGCGCGGCCACACAGCAAGCTTCGTGCCAATGGATGGCTGTCATAGATGTTGATGAGTTCATCTTCTCAACAAGCTGGGCAGGATTAGAGAAGCCATCAAAATCTTTGCTCGAGCCCGTCATTTCTGTTGATGATAGCGTTGGCCAAATATACCTTGCTTGTTATGACTTTGCCCCCTCGGGCCAAACAGCACATCCACCAGAGGGGGTCTGCCAGGGCTACACTTGCCGGTTGAAGAACCCGCAGCGGCACAAATCCTTGGTCCGTCTCGACGCCGTGGAACCATCCCTCATGAATGTGGTCCATCATTTTAAGCTCAAGCCTGCTTTCAAAAGCATCTGGACCGCGTTGGCACGTGTTAACCACTACAAATACCAAGCTTGGTCGGAGTTCAAAGTCAAGTTCAAGAGGCGCGTGTCCGCTTATGTGGCTGATTGGAAAGATCCGATCAACCTCGACTCAAAGGACCGGGCTCCTGGCTTAGGAGTTGATGACACCGAACCAAAAGGCTGGGCCCAAAGATACTGCGAGGTTAAAGACAATATCCTTCAGCTGTTAACCGCAAGATGGTTTGGTGTCGGATTTGGGAACCCTCATTAG